Proteins from a genomic interval of Papaver somniferum cultivar HN1 chromosome 4, ASM357369v1, whole genome shotgun sequence:
- the LOC113273116 gene encoding extensin-like, whose translation MADCHRIPYQTPPSSPYKSPPSKSPDVSPPKCGPPRYPHPDPRAQKTSSASGPRVSSAKRGDLPRSSQGSRYAVNRPPASQRAEPTSAPPPTPQRAEPLHIQPLRSIAPTTKPSQKSTVPSSTASLKGKSSKGAAPKADPSINPPTKRIASDMSPLKRPSSDKADDSNAAPVIRSVSVGKKKVTFKHIDLEVFKVKHELKSFYVKFYAPDDDLTHDLIKNYKFDDFHLLTTVGAFEAGLMFPLYKLGGSFYYDVLAHH comes from the coding sequence CATCGAGCCCTTATAAATCTCCTCCATCCAAAAGTCCTGATGTATCTCCACCGAAGTGTGGTCCACCTAGGTATCCCCATCCAGATCCTCGAGCTCAGAAGACTTCATCTGCGTCTGGTCCCCGAGTTTCATCTGCCAAGAGAGGGGATCTGCCGAGGAGTTCTCAGGGTTCCCGATATGCTGTTAATCGTCCTCCTGCATCTCAGCGTGCTGAACCGACGAGTGCGCCGCCTCCTACTCCTCAACGTGCTGAGCCGCTACATATACAACCTCTTCGTTCTATTGCTCCTACTACGAAGCCTTCTCAGAAGTCTACGGTCCCCTCATCTACTGCTTCATTGAAGGGGAAATCTTCCAAAGGTGCTGCACCGAAGGCTGACCCATCGATAAATCCTCCAACCAAGAGGATAGCTTCGGATATGAGTCCCCTGAAGAGGCCATCGTCGGATAAAGCTGATGATTCTAATGCTGCCCCAGTTATACGAAGCGTCTCGGTCGGTAAAAAGAAGGTTACTTTTAAACACATAGATCTCGAGGTGTTCAAGGTAAAGCATGAGCTCAAATCTTTCTACGTTAAGTTTTATGCTCCTGATGACGATCTAACTCATGATTTGATTAAGAATTATAAGTTCGATGACTTTCATCTGCTGACAACCGtgggggccttcgaggctggcCTTATGTTTCCCCTGTATAAGTTGGGTGGCTCTTTCTATTACGACGTCTTGGCTCATCATTAG